The genomic segment TTTTCAGCCACACTTCCAAAAAGGGCCTTTTCTAATCCTTTTCGTCCATGGGTCCCCATGATAATCAGGTCAATTTTTTCTTCCTGGGCATAGCGGATGATTTCATTGGCCGCATCCCCGATTATTATCTTTTTGACAAAGTAGGGACATCCTTGAAGTTCTTCTTCGCAGACCTTTTCCATCATCTTTTTGGAACTTTCGGCGATTTCGTTTTCGATCAGGGTCAGGGAAGGATGGGGAACATGAAAACTGGATA from the Deltaproteobacteria bacterium genome contains:
- a CDS encoding universal stress protein is translated as SSFHVPHPSLTLIENEIAESSKKMMEKVCEEELQGCPYFVKKIIIGDAANEIIRYAQEEKIDLIIMGTHGRKGLEKALFGSVAEKVVKNSPVPVLTINHYKV